DNA sequence from the Methanofollis formosanus genome:
GACCACCTCGGCGAGGCCGACTTCAGGATCTCCGAAGGGGCCGACGCCGAGATCCAGATGGAAGCCCTCGTCGCCCTCTTCGTCCTCTCGGCGCAGAAACAGGCGTAAAGAGGTGCACGACCCACTCCCCCACCACCGAGGAGGTACATGGCAGACAGAGAGTATGCAGACGTGACCGACGTCGTCGCCGACTGGGAGAAGTTCCTCAAGCGACAGTACAACAAGAAAGAGCGGGTCGAACTCGCCAAGGAGTTCCCGCACAAGCGGTCCCTCTACATCGACTACCGGAACCTCGAGGCCTTCGGGCGGCGGGGCCTGGCCCTCGCCGACCAGCTCGTCGAGAAGCCCGAGAAGGTGATGGCCGACGTCAAGGACGCCCTGGTCAGACTCGGGATCATCGGGGAGAAGGACCGCCGGCGAGTCCATATCAGGTTCACCAACCTGACCAGGAAGACGAAGATCCGGGACATCAGGTCCAACCAGATCAACACCTTCGTCGCCGTCGAGGGGATCCTCAGGAAGACCACCGAGGTGAGGCCCAGGATCACCGCCGCGGTCTTCAAGTGCCTGGAGTGCGGGACGATCACGCCCCCCTACCCGCAGAGTTATGGGAAATACCAGGAGCCCTTCCGGGTCTGCGCCCAGTGCCAGAAGAAGACGCCCCTCGAACTCGTCCCCGAACACTCCACCTTCGTCGACGCCCAGAAACTCAGGATCCAGGAATCGCCTGAGGGCCTGCGGGGCGGCGAACAGCCCCAGACCATCGATATCGACGTCACCGACGACCTCACGGGCTCGTCGGCGCCCGGCGACCGCGTGGTGATCAACGGGATCCTCCGTTCGTTCCAGCGGGTGAACGGCGGGACCAAGTCCACGCTCTTCGATATCTATGTCGAGTGCAACGCCATCGAGGTGGCCGAGAAGGAGTTCGAGGAGGTGAACATCTCAGAGGAGGACGAGGCCGAGATCCATGAACTCTCGCAGGACGATAAGATCTACTCCAAGATCGCCCGCTCCATCGCCCCGACGATCTACGGCAACACCGACGTGAAGGAGGCGGTCGCCCTCCAGCTCTTCGGCGGGATCCCCAAGGAGATGCCTGACGGTTCGCACCTCCGCGGCGACATCCACATGCTCCTGGTCGGCGACCCGGGGATCGCCAAGTCCCAGCTCCTCCGCTATATCGTGCAGCTCTCCCCGCGCGGGATCTACACCTCCGGCAAGTCCTCCACCTCGGCCGGGCTGACGGCGACGGCGGTCAAAGACGAGTTCGGCGACGGCAGATGGACCCTTGAGGCCGGGGCACTGGTCCTCGCGGACATGGGTATGGCGGCCGTCGACGAACTGGA
Encoded proteins:
- a CDS encoding minichromosome maintenance protein MCM, with amino-acid sequence MADREYADVTDVVADWEKFLKRQYNKKERVELAKEFPHKRSLYIDYRNLEAFGRRGLALADQLVEKPEKVMADVKDALVRLGIIGEKDRRRVHIRFTNLTRKTKIRDIRSNQINTFVAVEGILRKTTEVRPRITAAVFKCLECGTITPPYPQSYGKYQEPFRVCAQCQKKTPLELVPEHSTFVDAQKLRIQESPEGLRGGEQPQTIDIDVTDDLTGSSAPGDRVVINGILRSFQRVNGGTKSTLFDIYVECNAIEVAEKEFEEVNISEEDEAEIHELSQDDKIYSKIARSIAPTIYGNTDVKEAVALQLFGGIPKEMPDGSHLRGDIHMLLVGDPGIAKSQLLRYIVQLSPRGIYTSGKSSTSAGLTATAVKDEFGDGRWTLEAGALVLADMGMAAVDELDKMDKEDRSALHEAMEQQTVSIAKAGITATLKSRCALLGAANPKMGRFDEYAPIAEQINMPPSLLSRFDLIFIMTDKPDSARDMAIAEHILKSHSVGELIEKKKRMPVEGVDDAYIEQQLKPVTPDIDPLLFRKYIAYAKRTCFPTIVPEAKEALRDYYLKLRDLADTNKPVPVTARQLEALVRLGEASARIRLSQTVDIEDAKRVIKIVDTCLRQVAYDAESGTFDIDKWTTGISKQQRDIVRTVKEAIRDLGGEDGSAHLEQVVEEMLKQGFTKEKIEAAVKMLRNQGEVIETRPGVVRLLERDF